The following nucleotide sequence is from Chryseobacterium sp. CY350.
ATATAATCATCGCTTTTGGGATTGCATTAGGTGCAGTTTCTTGTGTGCCGAAATTGGCATACCAGGAAACGAAACCCGAACTTCCCGAAACATTCAAATACACAGCGACCGCAGACACTGCAAGCGTTGCTAACTTAGAATGGAAACAGTTTTTCAGCGATCCGATCTTGCAAAATTTAATCGAAAAAGGAATAAAAAACAATTACGATTTACAAATTGCCTTAAAACAAGTCGCCTCTTCCCAGGAAAAACTGAAACAGGCAAAATATCTTCAATATCCGGATGTAGGTTTCGGAGTTTCTGCGCAAATTTCAAAGCCTTCAAAAAACAGCATGAACGGACAAAGCTTAAATTTATTTTTAGGTCAAAGTCATGTTGAAGATTATAATGCAGCATTCAACTTATCTTGGGAAGCAGACATTTGGGGAAAAATTAAAAACCAGCAGGAAGTTTCAAAAATGCAGTATCTGCAGACTTATGAAGCGACAAAAGCAATTCAGACACAGGTTGTCGCAGCGATTGCTCAAGGGTATTATAATTTATTGATGCTTGATAAGCAATTACAGATTGCAAAATCCAACTTAGATTTAAGCAGCAATACACTTTCACTTACAGAAAAATTGTGGCAAAGCGGCGACACGACTTCTTTGGGAGTTCAGCAGGCGACTGCTCAAAAGCAATCGACAGAACTTTTGATCACTCAATTAGAACAAAATATTGCCATTCAGGAAAATGCTTTGAGTATTTTGGTCGGTGAAAATCCGAATAAAGTCAACAGAACCATTGAAATGTCTGATACTTCTTTACCACAGGATATTTCAGCAGGACTTCCTGCAGCAATGGTGAGTCGTCGTCCGGATGTTCGTCAGCAGGAATTGGTTTTATTGGAATCTAATTCAATGGTGGGAATTGCTCAGGCTAATATGTATCCTTCATTAAAAATTACAGCTGCCGGTGGAGTTAATTCATTTAAAATTGATAACTGGTTTTCAATCCCGGCATCATTGTTCGGTTCTGTTTTAGGAGGATTGACTCAGCCTATTTTCCAGAAAAGACAGTTAAAAACAGATTTAAATGTTGCTAAAATTCAGAGAGAGAAAAACGTATTGGCATTCCGTCAGTCTGTTTTGAATGCTGTGGGTGAAGTTTCTGATGCATTGGTTTCCAATGAAAGTTTAAAAGTTCAGGAGCAAAAAGCAAACGAACAGGTGACAACTTTGAAAAACGGAATCAAAAGTGCCGAACTGTTGTACAAAGGCGGTATGGCCAATTACTTAGAAGTGATTACTGCTCAGGGAAATTCTTTACAGGCTGAACTTAATCTTGCGTCCGTAAAAAGACAGAGATTGAGCAGTATTGTAGATTTGTACCGAGCTTTAGGTGGCGGATGGAAGTAGTAAATTAATTATATTGTTTGAAGTGCGGTCTTTCGGGATCGCATTTTTTTTATTTATACTCTAAAAGTGGAGTTTGGAAATCTAATCTGTATCTGTTTAAAAACATACCTGAGATTTCTAATTGGAACTAAAAGGCTTTTTACTTTGTGTTAAATATGAATTTCACTAGCTAAGAATAGTTTTCATATTTTTTAACTAATCACGAAAAAGAAGATTTGTACGTAAGTTAAAATATTTGTGCTTCATCGTATGAAGAAGCACAAAAAATCGCAAACCTTAAAGGTTTAAAAGAAACTGTTACTGATTACATTTCTTTATAACCTGAAAATTTAGCATTATTAATTGCATTTTGCTTTGAGGAAAAACCTTCACTTGAAGCAGCAACTATTTTACCATTACTGGCTGTCGCTCTCCATCTCCACTCATTTTTAGAATCTTGATAAAATTCCCATTTAAAATCATTCATACAAATATGTTTTTATTAAGACAAATATACAAAAAATTAACACTTTGTATTAATTTAATTGAAAATTTTCTTAATTTAACATACAACCCTTTCATTAAATCGTACATTTCCCAGTATTTTAGAACCATCAAATTTCCTTAATGAACAATCCTGTCCTAATTTTACCAAACAATTTCGTGAAAAGTAAGTTACAATTTCGTTTTATTTACCATCAAAAGTTTTCGAATAAGAGAAATAGATATATGGCAAAATACAAGAGATATTTCGAAGAAACATCCAAAGTTAATTTGGCAATCAAAAAGTATAAGAAAATGAAGAAAAGCTATTTGAAAAATTTATAAATCAGTAAAAAAGTGAAAGAATTGACTATTATTTTCGGGATTGCACATTTATATACTCAGTCAATTGATCAAAATCCTCTTTAGAATATCCTGCATGAATATAATGAATATTTTCTTCCTTTCTATACCAGGTCAATTGCCGTTTTGCAAATCTTCTTGAGTTTTTCTTAATCTCAGAAACCGCAAAATCAAGATCCCATTCTCCATCAAAATATTTGAAAAGTTCAGAATAGCCAACCGTATTCAATGATGCTAAATTCCTTCCTTCCTGAGATTTTCTTAATTCATCAAGTTTTTTTGCCTCATCAAGCAAACCATTTTCCATCATTTTATCGACACGAAGATTGATTCTTTCATAAATCTTATCCCGTGGTGCCTCAATGCCAATTCTTATCGTTTGGAAGTTTCTTGGATTTTTGTCGTGAGAAATATTTTCAGAATATGTTTTTCCGGTTTGCCAAATCACATCAATTGCTCGCAAAAGCCTTCTCTGATTATGAATATCTACATTTTCATAATATTCAGGATCTAAATCTTTCAACATTTCCTGAAGTTTTTCGATTCCTTCAGTTTGCCAGATGGCTTCCAGTTTTTCCTGATTTTCTTCGTTGGCTTCAGGCAAATCATTCAGACCTTCAATCACTGCTTTCTCATACATCATACTTCCGCCAACCATAATTACAATGTCGTATTTTCCGAAAAGTTGATCTAATAATTCCAAAGAATCATGCTCAAACTGGCCGATAGAATAATAATCTTTTACAGAAAGCTGGCCAATAAAATGATGTTTTGCCTGCGAAAGTTCGTCTTCTGAAGGAGCCGCGGTTCCGATTTTCATTTCACTAAAAAACTGCCGGGAATCACAGGAAATAATTTCGGTGTTAAAATGATTTGCCAGTTCGATAGCAAGTTTTGTTTTGCCAATTCCGGTGGTTCCTACTACGGAAATCAATGTTTTATTTTTCACTTGGCTAATTTACGAAATTGCATTTATTTGAATTTTAACTTAAATCCAAAAACACAAGACAATTAGAATATATGAAATATATAATTATTCCTTCTAGATTTTGAATTTTTGTATTTCTAAAATAAGTGAAAACGACTTTGTTTACCTTATTTCCGCTTCTTTTGAGTAATTCTTTATCTTTCCTTGCGTATTTTTTAAACGCAAAGAAAAACAAGGTATTGTAATGGAAATGCTTTAATGAAGACATACTAAGGCATTTCATTTAACAAAGAAATACAATTATTCTGAACATCAAATACTTGTAATAAAACTGTAAAATATCTAATTGATTTAATATAAAGTTTTTGAATTTCACATTACATAAGTAGAGCAAAAAGTTAATTGCTAACAACTACTTACACTTAAATGTTTATCTTTGTAAGACAATAAAAAACTATGATTTTATCAATGACCGGCTTCGGTAGAGCCGAAGGTGTTTTTGAAGGAAAAAAAATTTCTATCGATATTAAATCACTGAACAGCAAGAGCTTTGATTTAAATATTAAAATTCCTCTGCGTTATAAAGAAAAAGAATTTGAAGTAAGAAAAATTCTGAACGATAGAATCATCCGTGGAAAGGTAGATTGCTACATTAATATTGAGAACCTTGAAGAGACGAATGATGTAAAAATCAACAGAAGCCTAATCGATTCTTACATGAATGAGCTTAAAAATATCGCTTCTGACGGACCAGATTTTGAATACCTGAAAATGGCAGTTAGACTTCCGGATGCTATAACATCAAGACCAGACGAACTGACAGAAGGTGAATGGGAATCTTTGGCTAAAATTGTAAATAATGCTGTCGATAAATTCCAGGAATTTAGAAAAACTGAAGGTAAAATTCTTCACGAAGAACTGGAAAGAAATATCAGAAATATCGATAAATCCTTGGCGGAAGTTGTTCCTTATGAGCAATTGAGAATTGATGCCGTGAAAGAACGTTATATGAAAACTTTAAAAGAGTTTGAAAACGTTGACGAAACAAGATTCTATCAGGAAATGGCTTATTTTACTGAAAAATTAGACATTCAGGAAGAAAAAGTGAGACTTTCCCAACATTTGAAATATTATTCAGAAGTAATGGAAAATGAAGATTTTAATGGAAAAAAACTAGGTTTTATTTCACAGGAAATCGGAAGAGAAATCAATACTTTAGGTTCAAAAGCCAATCACGCTGAAATTCAGAAATTGGTGGTGATGATGAAAGATGATTTGGAAAAAATAAAAGAGCAAACGTTAAACGTGTTGTAAACAGTTATAAGTTTTAATGATGAGTTATAAGTTGATTGTTGCACACTTTTCTAATAATTCATCATTTAAAACTCATAATTCATAACTAAAAAACATGAATAAAGTTATCATATTTTCAGCGCCGTCGGGCAGCGGGAAAACGACATTGGTAAAGCATTCTTTGGAAGCTATTCCGGAATTGGAATTTTCCATTTCATGCACCACAAGACAGCCGAGGGGGACTGAAATTCATGCTGTTGATTATCACTTTTTGAGTCCTGACGAATTCAGGCAGAAAATTTCTGAAGAAGCTTTTGTAGAATTTGAGGAAGTCTATACCGATAAATATTACGGAACTTTAAAATCTGAGGTAGAAAAGATCTGGAATCAGGGAAAAGTTGTTATTTTTGATGTAGATGTAAAAGGCGGCATTTCATTAAAAAAATATTTTGGAGACAAAGCATTGTCCATTTTCATCGAACCACCTTCGATTGCCGAGTTGGAACGAAGATTGATCTCAAGAGGAACAGATGATGCCGAAACCATTAAAACACGCGTTGAAAAAGCTGAAGAAGAGCTTACCTACGCCATAGAATTTGACGAAATCGTGATCAACAGCGATTTAAATCAAGCAAAAGTAGAAATAGAAAGTTTAATAAAAAGTTTTATACAAGAAACTAGAAGTTAGTAAAAAACACCCGTAGATTTGGTTTAGAAACTAACTTCTAATTTCTAAAATTTAACTTCTATAAAAGAAAAAACATTGAGGCTGAAATGAGCATTGAAACATTAGAAAAAGCAAAATCTGCAATTCCTGTAAGAGGATTTTTAGATATAAAAGATATAGCGATTCCTCAAGGTGAAGATTTGGTAAAAGCCATCCTTCAACTGAAAGAAGAAAAAAACGCAGTAATTCTGGCGCACTACTATCAACCGGGAGAGATTCAGGATATTGCTGATTTCCTTGGAGATTCTCTTCAATTGGCAAGACAGGCGAAAGATACAGATGCCGA
It contains:
- a CDS encoding efflux transporter outer membrane subunit produces the protein MKRVKNIIIAFGIALGAVSCVPKLAYQETKPELPETFKYTATADTASVANLEWKQFFSDPILQNLIEKGIKNNYDLQIALKQVASSQEKLKQAKYLQYPDVGFGVSAQISKPSKNSMNGQSLNLFLGQSHVEDYNAAFNLSWEADIWGKIKNQQEVSKMQYLQTYEATKAIQTQVVAAIAQGYYNLLMLDKQLQIAKSNLDLSSNTLSLTEKLWQSGDTTSLGVQQATAQKQSTELLITQLEQNIAIQENALSILVGENPNKVNRTIEMSDTSLPQDISAGLPAAMVSRRPDVRQQELVLLESNSMVGIAQANMYPSLKITAAGGVNSFKIDNWFSIPASLFGSVLGGLTQPIFQKRQLKTDLNVAKIQREKNVLAFRQSVLNAVGEVSDALVSNESLKVQEQKANEQVTTLKNGIKSAELLYKGGMANYLEVITAQGNSLQAELNLASVKRQRLSSIVDLYRALGGGWK
- a CDS encoding YegP family protein, with translation MNDFKWEFYQDSKNEWRWRATASNGKIVAASSEGFSSKQNAINNAKFSGYKEM
- the miaA gene encoding tRNA (adenosine(37)-N6)-dimethylallyltransferase MiaA; this translates as MKNKTLISVVGTTGIGKTKLAIELANHFNTEIISCDSRQFFSEMKIGTAAPSEDELSQAKHHFIGQLSVKDYYSIGQFEHDSLELLDQLFGKYDIVIMVGGSMMYEKAVIEGLNDLPEANEENQEKLEAIWQTEGIEKLQEMLKDLDPEYYENVDIHNQRRLLRAIDVIWQTGKTYSENISHDKNPRNFQTIRIGIEAPRDKIYERINLRVDKMMENGLLDEAKKLDELRKSQEGRNLASLNTVGYSELFKYFDGEWDLDFAVSEIKKNSRRFAKRQLTWYRKEENIHYIHAGYSKEDFDQLTEYINVQSRK
- a CDS encoding YicC family protein is translated as MILSMTGFGRAEGVFEGKKISIDIKSLNSKSFDLNIKIPLRYKEKEFEVRKILNDRIIRGKVDCYINIENLEETNDVKINRSLIDSYMNELKNIASDGPDFEYLKMAVRLPDAITSRPDELTEGEWESLAKIVNNAVDKFQEFRKTEGKILHEELERNIRNIDKSLAEVVPYEQLRIDAVKERYMKTLKEFENVDETRFYQEMAYFTEKLDIQEEKVRLSQHLKYYSEVMENEDFNGKKLGFISQEIGREINTLGSKANHAEIQKLVVMMKDDLEKIKEQTLNVL
- the gmk gene encoding guanylate kinase is translated as MNKVIIFSAPSGSGKTTLVKHSLEAIPELEFSISCTTRQPRGTEIHAVDYHFLSPDEFRQKISEEAFVEFEEVYTDKYYGTLKSEVEKIWNQGKVVIFDVDVKGGISLKKYFGDKALSIFIEPPSIAELERRLISRGTDDAETIKTRVEKAEEELTYAIEFDEIVINSDLNQAKVEIESLIKSFIQETRS